One region of Parambassis ranga chromosome 12, fParRan2.1, whole genome shotgun sequence genomic DNA includes:
- the rapgef1b gene encoding rap guanine nucleotide exchange factor 1b isoform X2, translating into MSRKIESKQDSQRSHLSTFTMILKDKFHSPKIKRTPSKKGKQLQPEPTAKSTEKPANKKVSRLEEHEKEVVSALRYFKTIVDKMVVEKKVLEMLPGSASKVLEAILPLVQVEARIQHSSALSSCHSRVYQSLANLIRWADQVMLDGIDLEDKENVASVTTVIKAVLDGVKELVKLTIEKQEHPSPTTPNKPAPPAATAESTVSSEMPLIDREQGVSNKTPPAATPAEVVPEKPHEDVAPPKPPLPEAKMAELSPPPALPPKKRQSAPSPTPVAVVAPMSRGSSLPCSDHRQEYEQEFLQRRFSGGSQSYGGDSPRLSPCSSMGKLSKSDEQLSSMEQDSGQCSRNTSCETLDNTENYDPDYDFLHQDLSAGDNLPPIPVGGCLSPLPESHSESSSPVPGQHPSHPRFSAPPPQQPEYWTPQPNQTNPLQSSRISAPPALPLKKRRSTQMSPFPDGGSRVLYERYPSQYDNLSEEELHPTPPFPLFTPISPMPQSNGGVFVSQYIASENADVPASPPPLPEKKSRHILQYMQFVEDYSEPQPSVFYQMPQSESIYEQRNKRFQEVYGFNDSFSSTDSVHEPMQPPALPPKQRQLASHSSSPSSSSSSSLSCHLQPSVAAMEEAGSGLGLSMSVSNSYLIGQASLTTPTSLDQVALTNATILDGSGGGPNGSLAGSMGSVAVCLPSESSLTDSLHTSASESANDEGGEGEYVNLYSSSQANGELPLSLRETIASDDVLQDPAPPLPSTNSKEALDKERRQKSTESAGSDEEDVDELSLIDHNEIMSRITLKQENDDGPDVRAGSGDILLVHATETDRKDLVLYCEAFLTTYRTFITPEDLIKKLHYRYTTFCHSPDTFKKRVSKNTFFVLVRVVDELCLVELTEDILKQLMDLVFTLVCNGELSLARVLRKNILDKVEQKKLLRYTNSLKPLAARGVSARPGTLHDFRSHEIADQLTLLDAELFYKIEIPEVLLWAKEQNEEKSPNLTQFTEHFNNMSYWVRSLIIQQEKAQDREKLLLKFIKIMKHLRKLNNFNSYLAILSALDSAPIRRLEWQKQTSEGLEEYCTLIDSSSSFRAYRAALAEVEPPCIPYLGLILQDLTFVHLGNPDLIDGKVNFSKRWQQFNILDSMRRFQQVHYELKRNEDIISFFNDFSDHLAEEALWELSLKIKPRNITRRKTDREEKT; encoded by the exons ACTCACAACGGTCCCATCTGTCCACTTTCACCATGATACTGAAGGACAAGTTCCATTCTCCCAAGATCAAGAGGACGCCATCCAAGAAGGGCAAGCAACTGCAGCCCGAGCCAACAGCCAAGAGCACCGAGAAACCTGCTAACAAG AAGGTTAGTAGGTTGGAGGAGCATGAGAAGGAGGTGGTCAGTGCCCTGCGCTACTTCAAGACAATTGTGGACAAGATGGTCGTAGAGAAGAAGGTGCTGGAGATGCTTCCAGGCTCAGCCAGCAAGGTGCTTGAAGCAATCCTGCCTCTTGTGCAGGTAGAGGCACGGATACAGCACAG TTCGGCACTGTCATCATGCCATAGCCGCGTCTATCAAAGTCTGGCCAACCTCATCCGTTGGGCAGACCAGGTGATGCTGGATGGCATAGACTTGGAAGACAAGGAAAATGTGGCATCTGTCACCACTGTCATCAAAGCAGTGCTGGATGGAGTGAAG GAGCTGGTGAAACTGACCATAGAGAAGCAGGAGCACCCGTCACCCACTACCCCTAACAAACCGGCACCACCTGCTGCCACAGCTGAGAG CACTGTGTCATCAGAGATGCCCTTGATAGATCGGGAGCAGGGGGTATCAAATAAGACTCCTCCAGCTGCAACTCCAGCAGAAGTTGTCCCTGAAAAACCACATGAGGACGTTGCTCCTCCCAAACCTCCTCTTCCTGAAGCCAAAATGGCAGAGCTcag TCCTCCGCCAGCTCTTCCCCCTAAGAAGCGGCAATCAGCCCCTTCACCTACACCGGTGGCAGTGGTTGCCCCAATGAGCCGTGGTTCCAGCCTGCCATGCAGTGACCACAGACAG GAGTATGAGCAGGAGTTCCTTCAGAGGCGTTTCTCTGGAGGGAGCCAGTCCTACGGTGGCGACTCTCCACGGCTTTCTCCATGCAGCAGCATGGGAAAACTCAGCAAGTCTGATGAACAGCTTTCTTCCATGGAGCAGGACAGCGGTCAGTGTTCCCGGAACACCAGCTGTGAAACGCTTG ACAACACAGAGAATTACGACCCAGATTATGACTTTCTCCACCAGGACTTGTCAGCAGGTGATAACCTTCCTCCAATTCCGGTGGGAGGGTGCCTGAGCCCCCTGCCTGAGTCTCACAGCGAGTCCTCTTCCCCTGTCCCTGGACAGCATCCCTCACATCCCCGCTTTAGTGcccctccacctcagcagccaGAATACTGGACCCCTCAGCCTAATCAGACTAATCCCTTACAGTCCTCCCGCATTAGTGCACCCCCTGCCTTGCCGCTGAAGAAGCGGCGCAGCACCCAAATGTCGCCTTTTCCTGACGGAGGGTCCAGGGTGCTGTATGAGCGCTACCCCTCCCAATATGACAACCTGTCAGAAGAGGAGCTTCACCCTACACCGCCATTCCCCCTTTTCACACCCATCTCGCCCATGCCCCAGTCAAATGGGGGCGTGTTCGTCTCCCAGTACATCGCCAGCGAGAATGCAGATGTCCCTGCCAGTCCACCGCCTCTGcctgaaaagaaaagcagacacA TCCTTCAGTACATGCAGTTTGTTGAAGACTACTCCGAGCCGCAGCCTTCTGTGTTCTACCAGATGCCACAGAGTGAAAGCATCTATGAACAGCGCAACAAGCGCTTCCAGGAGGTCTACGGCTTCAACGACTCCTTCAGCAGCACTGACTCGGTGCATGAGCCGATGCAGCCCCCGGCATTACcaccaaaacaaagacaacTC GCCTCCCACTCTtcttccccttcttcctcctcctcctcttctctctcctgccACCTCCAGCCGTCTGTGGCGGCCATGGAGGAGGCGGGCTCTGGGCTGGGCCTGAGCATGTCCGTCTCTAACTCCTACCTGATTGGCCAGGCATCTCTGACCACACCCACG AGCTTGGACCAGGTTGCCTTGACCAATGCCACCATTCTGGATGGTAGTGGGGGTGGGCCCAACGGTTCCCTGGCTGGCTCAATGGGTTCTGTGGCTGTCTGTCTTCCTTCTGAGTCTTCTCTCACTGACTCTCTCCACACCTCAGCG AGCGAGAGCGCGAATGACGAGGGTGGGGAGGGGGAGTATGTCAACTTGTACTCCTCCAGCCAGGCCAATGGGGAGCTGCCTCTCTCCCTCAGA GAAACAATTGCATCTGATGATGTGCTTCAAGACCCCGCCCCTCCACTTCCATCCACTAATAGCAAAGAGGCTTTGGACAAGGAGAG gaggCAGAAGTCAACAGAATCAGCTGGAAGCGatgaggaagacgtggatgagCTTTCTCTCATTGACCACAACGAGATTATGAGCAGGATAACACTAAAACAAGAA AACGACGATGGCCCTGACGTTCGTGCCGGATCAGGAGATATTCTATTAGTTCACGCTACAGAAACAGACCGCAAAG ATCTTGTTTTGTACTGTGAAGCCTTTCTGACTACATATAGGACTTTTATAACCCCAGAGGACCTCATTAAGAAGCTACACTACAG ATATACAACATTCTGCCACAGTCCAGACACTTTCAAGAAGCGAGTCAGCAAGAACACATTCTTTGTGCTGGTCCGTGTGGTGGATGAGCTGTG CCTGGTGGAGCTCACGGAGGACATCTTGAAACAGCTCATGGACCTGGTGTTTACGCTGGTGTGTAATGGGGAGCTCAGCCTTGCCCGTGTGCTTCGGAAGAACATCCTGGATAAGGTGGAGCAAAAGAAGCTGCTGCGCTACACTAACTCCCTCAAGCCCCTTGCAGCCAGAGGGGTCTCGGCAAG GCCGGGAACTCTTCATGACTTCCGCAGTCACGAGATTGCTGACCAGCTCACTCTTCTTGATGCTGAACTTTTCTACAAAATTGAG ATTCCTGAAGTTCTTCTTTGGGCCAAGGAGCAGAATGAGGAGAAGAGTCCAAATCTGACACAGTTCACAGAGCACTTTAACAACATGAGCTACTG GGTCCGCTCTTTGATAATTCAGCAGGAGAAAGCCcaagacagagagaagctgctTCTCAAGTTTATTAAGATAATGAAG CACTTAAGAAAGTTGAATAATTTCAACTCCTACCTGGCAATACTGTCCGCCCTAGACTCAGCCCCCATCAGGAGATTGGAGTGGCAGAAACAGACCtcagag GGGTTGGAGGAGTATTGCACGCTGATCgacagctcctcctccttcagagcATACAGAGCTGCTCTGGCCGAAGTGGAGCCTCCATGCATCCCATACTT gGGTCTCATCCTCCAGGACCTGACTTTTGTTCACCTGGGGAATCCTGACCTCATCGACGGGAAGGTGAACTTCTCAAAACGCTGGCAGCAGTTCAACATTCTGGACAGCATGCGGCGCTTTCAGCAAGT GCATTATGAGCTGAAGCGCAATGAAGACATCATCTCCTTCTTCAACGACTTCAGTGACCACCTGGCAGAGGAGGCCCTGTGGGAGCTGTCACTGAAGATAAAGCCCAGAAACATTACCAGGCGTAAGACGGACCGTGAGGAGAAGACCTAG
- the rapgef1b gene encoding rap guanine nucleotide exchange factor 1b isoform X5: MSRKIESKQDSQRSHLSTFTMILKDKFHSPKIKRTPSKKGKQLQPEPTAKSTEKPANKKVSRLEEHEKEVVSALRYFKTIVDKMVVEKKVLEMLPGSASKVLEAILPLVQVEARIQHSSALSSCHSRVYQSLANLIRWADQVMLDGIDLEDKENVASVTTVIKAVLDGVKELVKLTIEKQEHPSPTTPNKPAPPAATAESTVSSEMPLIDREQGVSNKTPPAATPAEVVPEKPHEDVAPPKPPLPEAKMAELRAQLSADAGQRRPSQKENPPPALPPKKRQSAPSPTPVAVVAPMSRGSSLPCSDHRQEYEQEFLQRRFSGGSQSYGGDSPRLSPCSSMGKLSKSDEQLSSMEQDSGQCSRNTSCETLDNTENYDPDYDFLHQDLSAGDNLPPIPVGGCLSPLPESHSESSSPVPGQHPSHPRFSAPPPQQPEYWTPQPNQTNPLQSSRISAPPALPLKKRRSTQMSPFPDGGSRVLYERYPSQYDNLSEEELHPTPPFPLFTPISPMPQSNGGVFVSQYIASENADVPASPPPLPEKKSRHILQYMQFVEDYSEPQPSVFYQMPQSESIYEQRNKRFQEVYGFNDSFSSTDSVHEPMQPPALPPKQRQLETIASDDVLQDPAPPLPSTNSKEALDKERRQKSTESAGSDEEDVDELSLIDHNEIMSRITLKQENDDGPDVRAGSGDILLVHATETDRKDLVLYCEAFLTTYRTFITPEDLIKKLHYRYTTFCHSPDTFKKRVSKNTFFVLVRVVDELCLVELTEDILKQLMDLVFTLVCNGELSLARVLRKNILDKVEQKKLLRYTNSLKPLAARGVSARPGTLHDFRSHEIADQLTLLDAELFYKIEIPEVLLWAKEQNEEKSPNLTQFTEHFNNMSYWVRSLIIQQEKAQDREKLLLKFIKIMKHLRKLNNFNSYLAILSALDSAPIRRLEWQKQTSEGLEEYCTLIDSSSSFRAYRAALAEVEPPCIPYLGLILQDLTFVHLGNPDLIDGKVNFSKRWQQFNILDSMRRFQQVHYELKRNEDIISFFNDFSDHLAEEALWELSLKIKPRNITRRKTDREEKT; this comes from the exons ACTCACAACGGTCCCATCTGTCCACTTTCACCATGATACTGAAGGACAAGTTCCATTCTCCCAAGATCAAGAGGACGCCATCCAAGAAGGGCAAGCAACTGCAGCCCGAGCCAACAGCCAAGAGCACCGAGAAACCTGCTAACAAG AAGGTTAGTAGGTTGGAGGAGCATGAGAAGGAGGTGGTCAGTGCCCTGCGCTACTTCAAGACAATTGTGGACAAGATGGTCGTAGAGAAGAAGGTGCTGGAGATGCTTCCAGGCTCAGCCAGCAAGGTGCTTGAAGCAATCCTGCCTCTTGTGCAGGTAGAGGCACGGATACAGCACAG TTCGGCACTGTCATCATGCCATAGCCGCGTCTATCAAAGTCTGGCCAACCTCATCCGTTGGGCAGACCAGGTGATGCTGGATGGCATAGACTTGGAAGACAAGGAAAATGTGGCATCTGTCACCACTGTCATCAAAGCAGTGCTGGATGGAGTGAAG GAGCTGGTGAAACTGACCATAGAGAAGCAGGAGCACCCGTCACCCACTACCCCTAACAAACCGGCACCACCTGCTGCCACAGCTGAGAG CACTGTGTCATCAGAGATGCCCTTGATAGATCGGGAGCAGGGGGTATCAAATAAGACTCCTCCAGCTGCAACTCCAGCAGAAGTTGTCCCTGAAAAACCACATGAGGACGTTGCTCCTCCCAAACCTCCTCTTCCTGAAGCCAAAATGGCAGAGCTcag AGCACAGTTGAGTGCTGACGCTGGCCAAAGGAGACCCTCTCAGAAGGAGAA TCCTCCGCCAGCTCTTCCCCCTAAGAAGCGGCAATCAGCCCCTTCACCTACACCGGTGGCAGTGGTTGCCCCAATGAGCCGTGGTTCCAGCCTGCCATGCAGTGACCACAGACAG GAGTATGAGCAGGAGTTCCTTCAGAGGCGTTTCTCTGGAGGGAGCCAGTCCTACGGTGGCGACTCTCCACGGCTTTCTCCATGCAGCAGCATGGGAAAACTCAGCAAGTCTGATGAACAGCTTTCTTCCATGGAGCAGGACAGCGGTCAGTGTTCCCGGAACACCAGCTGTGAAACGCTTG ACAACACAGAGAATTACGACCCAGATTATGACTTTCTCCACCAGGACTTGTCAGCAGGTGATAACCTTCCTCCAATTCCGGTGGGAGGGTGCCTGAGCCCCCTGCCTGAGTCTCACAGCGAGTCCTCTTCCCCTGTCCCTGGACAGCATCCCTCACATCCCCGCTTTAGTGcccctccacctcagcagccaGAATACTGGACCCCTCAGCCTAATCAGACTAATCCCTTACAGTCCTCCCGCATTAGTGCACCCCCTGCCTTGCCGCTGAAGAAGCGGCGCAGCACCCAAATGTCGCCTTTTCCTGACGGAGGGTCCAGGGTGCTGTATGAGCGCTACCCCTCCCAATATGACAACCTGTCAGAAGAGGAGCTTCACCCTACACCGCCATTCCCCCTTTTCACACCCATCTCGCCCATGCCCCAGTCAAATGGGGGCGTGTTCGTCTCCCAGTACATCGCCAGCGAGAATGCAGATGTCCCTGCCAGTCCACCGCCTCTGcctgaaaagaaaagcagacacA TCCTTCAGTACATGCAGTTTGTTGAAGACTACTCCGAGCCGCAGCCTTCTGTGTTCTACCAGATGCCACAGAGTGAAAGCATCTATGAACAGCGCAACAAGCGCTTCCAGGAGGTCTACGGCTTCAACGACTCCTTCAGCAGCACTGACTCGGTGCATGAGCCGATGCAGCCCCCGGCATTACcaccaaaacaaagacaacTC GAAACAATTGCATCTGATGATGTGCTTCAAGACCCCGCCCCTCCACTTCCATCCACTAATAGCAAAGAGGCTTTGGACAAGGAGAG gaggCAGAAGTCAACAGAATCAGCTGGAAGCGatgaggaagacgtggatgagCTTTCTCTCATTGACCACAACGAGATTATGAGCAGGATAACACTAAAACAAGAA AACGACGATGGCCCTGACGTTCGTGCCGGATCAGGAGATATTCTATTAGTTCACGCTACAGAAACAGACCGCAAAG ATCTTGTTTTGTACTGTGAAGCCTTTCTGACTACATATAGGACTTTTATAACCCCAGAGGACCTCATTAAGAAGCTACACTACAG ATATACAACATTCTGCCACAGTCCAGACACTTTCAAGAAGCGAGTCAGCAAGAACACATTCTTTGTGCTGGTCCGTGTGGTGGATGAGCTGTG CCTGGTGGAGCTCACGGAGGACATCTTGAAACAGCTCATGGACCTGGTGTTTACGCTGGTGTGTAATGGGGAGCTCAGCCTTGCCCGTGTGCTTCGGAAGAACATCCTGGATAAGGTGGAGCAAAAGAAGCTGCTGCGCTACACTAACTCCCTCAAGCCCCTTGCAGCCAGAGGGGTCTCGGCAAG GCCGGGAACTCTTCATGACTTCCGCAGTCACGAGATTGCTGACCAGCTCACTCTTCTTGATGCTGAACTTTTCTACAAAATTGAG ATTCCTGAAGTTCTTCTTTGGGCCAAGGAGCAGAATGAGGAGAAGAGTCCAAATCTGACACAGTTCACAGAGCACTTTAACAACATGAGCTACTG GGTCCGCTCTTTGATAATTCAGCAGGAGAAAGCCcaagacagagagaagctgctTCTCAAGTTTATTAAGATAATGAAG CACTTAAGAAAGTTGAATAATTTCAACTCCTACCTGGCAATACTGTCCGCCCTAGACTCAGCCCCCATCAGGAGATTGGAGTGGCAGAAACAGACCtcagag GGGTTGGAGGAGTATTGCACGCTGATCgacagctcctcctccttcagagcATACAGAGCTGCTCTGGCCGAAGTGGAGCCTCCATGCATCCCATACTT gGGTCTCATCCTCCAGGACCTGACTTTTGTTCACCTGGGGAATCCTGACCTCATCGACGGGAAGGTGAACTTCTCAAAACGCTGGCAGCAGTTCAACATTCTGGACAGCATGCGGCGCTTTCAGCAAGT GCATTATGAGCTGAAGCGCAATGAAGACATCATCTCCTTCTTCAACGACTTCAGTGACCACCTGGCAGAGGAGGCCCTGTGGGAGCTGTCACTGAAGATAAAGCCCAGAAACATTACCAGGCGTAAGACGGACCGTGAGGAGAAGACCTAG
- the rapgef1b gene encoding rap guanine nucleotide exchange factor 1b isoform X6 → MSRKIESKQDSQRSHLSTFTMILKDKFHSPKIKRTPSKKGKQLQPEPTAKSTEKPANKKVSRLEEHEKEVVSALRYFKTIVDKMVVEKKVLEMLPGSASKVLEAILPLVQVEARIQHSSALSSCHSRVYQSLANLIRWADQVMLDGIDLEDKENVASVTTVIKAVLDGVKELVKLTIEKQEHPSPTTPNKPAPPAATAESTVSSEMPLIDREQGVSNKTPPAATPAEVVPEKPHEDVAPPKPPLPEAKMAELRAQLSADAGQRRPSQKENPPPALPPKKRQSAPSPTPVAVVAPMSRGSSLPCSDHRQEYEQEFLQRRFSGGSQSYGGDSPRLSPCSSMGKLSKSDEQLSSMEQDSGQCSRNTSCETLDNTENYDPDYDFLHQDLSAVLQYMQFVEDYSEPQPSVFYQMPQSESIYEQRNKRFQEVYGFNDSFSSTDSVHEPMQPPALPPKQRQLASHSSSPSSSSSSSLSCHLQPSVAAMEEAGSGLGLSMSVSNSYLIGQASLTTPTSLDQVALTNATILDGSGGGPNGSLAGSMGSVAVCLPSESSLTDSLHTSASESANDEGGEGEYVNLYSSSQANGELPLSLRETIASDDVLQDPAPPLPSTNSKEALDKERRQKSTESAGSDEEDVDELSLIDHNEIMSRITLKQENDDGPDVRAGSGDILLVHATETDRKDLVLYCEAFLTTYRTFITPEDLIKKLHYRYTTFCHSPDTFKKRVSKNTFFVLVRVVDELCLVELTEDILKQLMDLVFTLVCNGELSLARVLRKNILDKVEQKKLLRYTNSLKPLAARGVSARPGTLHDFRSHEIADQLTLLDAELFYKIEIPEVLLWAKEQNEEKSPNLTQFTEHFNNMSYWVRSLIIQQEKAQDREKLLLKFIKIMKHLRKLNNFNSYLAILSALDSAPIRRLEWQKQTSEGLEEYCTLIDSSSSFRAYRAALAEVEPPCIPYLGLILQDLTFVHLGNPDLIDGKVNFSKRWQQFNILDSMRRFQQVHYELKRNEDIISFFNDFSDHLAEEALWELSLKIKPRNITRRKTDREEKT, encoded by the exons ACTCACAACGGTCCCATCTGTCCACTTTCACCATGATACTGAAGGACAAGTTCCATTCTCCCAAGATCAAGAGGACGCCATCCAAGAAGGGCAAGCAACTGCAGCCCGAGCCAACAGCCAAGAGCACCGAGAAACCTGCTAACAAG AAGGTTAGTAGGTTGGAGGAGCATGAGAAGGAGGTGGTCAGTGCCCTGCGCTACTTCAAGACAATTGTGGACAAGATGGTCGTAGAGAAGAAGGTGCTGGAGATGCTTCCAGGCTCAGCCAGCAAGGTGCTTGAAGCAATCCTGCCTCTTGTGCAGGTAGAGGCACGGATACAGCACAG TTCGGCACTGTCATCATGCCATAGCCGCGTCTATCAAAGTCTGGCCAACCTCATCCGTTGGGCAGACCAGGTGATGCTGGATGGCATAGACTTGGAAGACAAGGAAAATGTGGCATCTGTCACCACTGTCATCAAAGCAGTGCTGGATGGAGTGAAG GAGCTGGTGAAACTGACCATAGAGAAGCAGGAGCACCCGTCACCCACTACCCCTAACAAACCGGCACCACCTGCTGCCACAGCTGAGAG CACTGTGTCATCAGAGATGCCCTTGATAGATCGGGAGCAGGGGGTATCAAATAAGACTCCTCCAGCTGCAACTCCAGCAGAAGTTGTCCCTGAAAAACCACATGAGGACGTTGCTCCTCCCAAACCTCCTCTTCCTGAAGCCAAAATGGCAGAGCTcag AGCACAGTTGAGTGCTGACGCTGGCCAAAGGAGACCCTCTCAGAAGGAGAA TCCTCCGCCAGCTCTTCCCCCTAAGAAGCGGCAATCAGCCCCTTCACCTACACCGGTGGCAGTGGTTGCCCCAATGAGCCGTGGTTCCAGCCTGCCATGCAGTGACCACAGACAG GAGTATGAGCAGGAGTTCCTTCAGAGGCGTTTCTCTGGAGGGAGCCAGTCCTACGGTGGCGACTCTCCACGGCTTTCTCCATGCAGCAGCATGGGAAAACTCAGCAAGTCTGATGAACAGCTTTCTTCCATGGAGCAGGACAGCGGTCAGTGTTCCCGGAACACCAGCTGTGAAACGCTTG ACAACACAGAGAATTACGACCCAGATTATGACTTTCTCCACCAGGACTTGTCAGCAG TCCTTCAGTACATGCAGTTTGTTGAAGACTACTCCGAGCCGCAGCCTTCTGTGTTCTACCAGATGCCACAGAGTGAAAGCATCTATGAACAGCGCAACAAGCGCTTCCAGGAGGTCTACGGCTTCAACGACTCCTTCAGCAGCACTGACTCGGTGCATGAGCCGATGCAGCCCCCGGCATTACcaccaaaacaaagacaacTC GCCTCCCACTCTtcttccccttcttcctcctcctcctcttctctctcctgccACCTCCAGCCGTCTGTGGCGGCCATGGAGGAGGCGGGCTCTGGGCTGGGCCTGAGCATGTCCGTCTCTAACTCCTACCTGATTGGCCAGGCATCTCTGACCACACCCACG AGCTTGGACCAGGTTGCCTTGACCAATGCCACCATTCTGGATGGTAGTGGGGGTGGGCCCAACGGTTCCCTGGCTGGCTCAATGGGTTCTGTGGCTGTCTGTCTTCCTTCTGAGTCTTCTCTCACTGACTCTCTCCACACCTCAGCG AGCGAGAGCGCGAATGACGAGGGTGGGGAGGGGGAGTATGTCAACTTGTACTCCTCCAGCCAGGCCAATGGGGAGCTGCCTCTCTCCCTCAGA GAAACAATTGCATCTGATGATGTGCTTCAAGACCCCGCCCCTCCACTTCCATCCACTAATAGCAAAGAGGCTTTGGACAAGGAGAG gaggCAGAAGTCAACAGAATCAGCTGGAAGCGatgaggaagacgtggatgagCTTTCTCTCATTGACCACAACGAGATTATGAGCAGGATAACACTAAAACAAGAA AACGACGATGGCCCTGACGTTCGTGCCGGATCAGGAGATATTCTATTAGTTCACGCTACAGAAACAGACCGCAAAG ATCTTGTTTTGTACTGTGAAGCCTTTCTGACTACATATAGGACTTTTATAACCCCAGAGGACCTCATTAAGAAGCTACACTACAG ATATACAACATTCTGCCACAGTCCAGACACTTTCAAGAAGCGAGTCAGCAAGAACACATTCTTTGTGCTGGTCCGTGTGGTGGATGAGCTGTG CCTGGTGGAGCTCACGGAGGACATCTTGAAACAGCTCATGGACCTGGTGTTTACGCTGGTGTGTAATGGGGAGCTCAGCCTTGCCCGTGTGCTTCGGAAGAACATCCTGGATAAGGTGGAGCAAAAGAAGCTGCTGCGCTACACTAACTCCCTCAAGCCCCTTGCAGCCAGAGGGGTCTCGGCAAG GCCGGGAACTCTTCATGACTTCCGCAGTCACGAGATTGCTGACCAGCTCACTCTTCTTGATGCTGAACTTTTCTACAAAATTGAG ATTCCTGAAGTTCTTCTTTGGGCCAAGGAGCAGAATGAGGAGAAGAGTCCAAATCTGACACAGTTCACAGAGCACTTTAACAACATGAGCTACTG GGTCCGCTCTTTGATAATTCAGCAGGAGAAAGCCcaagacagagagaagctgctTCTCAAGTTTATTAAGATAATGAAG CACTTAAGAAAGTTGAATAATTTCAACTCCTACCTGGCAATACTGTCCGCCCTAGACTCAGCCCCCATCAGGAGATTGGAGTGGCAGAAACAGACCtcagag GGGTTGGAGGAGTATTGCACGCTGATCgacagctcctcctccttcagagcATACAGAGCTGCTCTGGCCGAAGTGGAGCCTCCATGCATCCCATACTT gGGTCTCATCCTCCAGGACCTGACTTTTGTTCACCTGGGGAATCCTGACCTCATCGACGGGAAGGTGAACTTCTCAAAACGCTGGCAGCAGTTCAACATTCTGGACAGCATGCGGCGCTTTCAGCAAGT GCATTATGAGCTGAAGCGCAATGAAGACATCATCTCCTTCTTCAACGACTTCAGTGACCACCTGGCAGAGGAGGCCCTGTGGGAGCTGTCACTGAAGATAAAGCCCAGAAACATTACCAGGCGTAAGACGGACCGTGAGGAGAAGACCTAG